Proteins encoded by one window of Amaranthus tricolor cultivar Red isolate AtriRed21 chromosome 4, ASM2621246v1, whole genome shotgun sequence:
- the LOC130810463 gene encoding transcription factor bHLH145-like — MGKDYESWLHQRQHDEQFSNVESLKLPFNPGMQNYGIPSAIPCTDAAPMSGPLPSFGFPEQSNFKTGQMKEPHGWFYCLPRFRQGLVPNTTHYDKFMPETTFLGKVSAAANENREEENISPPDVRHAPKQFLVFDRTGNKTTLVLSSMIGTSNQQLNSWNQKSMCNYNVNGDEHGYGSSGLLSGPNLTDELDGENEVNETHEDTEDIDALLSSDEEANYSDDGEETSTGRSPSLTTAYEKQDWLDANDDMDEVASSAGPSKRQKLCNSSYDIPSITYSRSSFNPKCSTEDDAESSCAGAHPTRHSKVCFFSGNKRERKEKIRETVSLLQTILPGGNGKDAVMVLDEAINYLKTLKLRATSLGIGL, encoded by the coding sequence ATGGGAAAGGACTATGAGTCCTGGCTACATCAACGGCAGCACGATGAGCAGTTTTCTAACGTTGAATCTCTGAAACTGCCTTTCAATCCTGGGATGCAAAACTATGGCATTCCTTCTGCAATTCCTTGTACCGATGCAGCTCCTATGAGTGGGCCCTTGCCTTCGTTTGGATTTCCGGAGCAATCCAATTTCAAGACGGGTCAAATGAAGGAACCACATGGGTGGTTTTACTGTTTGCCCAGATTCAGGCAAGGTCTTGTACCCAATACGACTCATTACGATAAGTTTATGCCAGAAACTACTTTTCTTGGCAAGGTTTCTGCAGCTGCTAATGAAAATCGCGAGGAGGAAAATATTTCTCCCCCTGATGTTCGACATGCTCCAAAGCAATTCCTTGTTTTTGATCGGACAGGCAACAAAACAACCTTGGTATTAAGTTCTATGATTGGAACTTCAAACCAGCAGCTCAACTCTTGGAACCAAAAATCGATGTGTAACTACAATGTGAACGGTGATGAGCATGGCTATGGGAGCAGTGGACTCCTTTCAGGACCTAATCTGACCGATGAATTGGATGGTGAAAACGAGGTTAATGAGACGCATGAAGACACAGAAGATATCGATGCTTTACTCTCTTCAGACGAGGAAGCCAATTACAGTGACGACGGTGAAGAAACAAGCACGGGGCGTTCCCCAAGCTTGACGACTGCTTACGAAAAGCAGGATTGGTTAGATGCAAACGATGACATGGATGAAGTAGCGAGTTCTGCCGGACCTTCTAAAAGGCAGAAGCTCTGCAACAGTAGTTATGACATTCCCTCCATCACATACAGCCGAAGCTCATTCAACCCCAAGTGCTCCACAGAAGACGATGCCGAATCCAGCTGTGCTGGTGCTCATCCCACAAGGCACAGCAAGGTCTGCTTTTTTTCAGGCAACAAGCGGGAGAGGAAGGAGAAAATACGTGAGACAGTCAGCCTGTTGCAGACCATACTTCCGGGCGGAAATGGCAAAGATGCAGTTATGGTTTTGGATGAAGCAATAAACTACCTTAAAACTCTGAAATTAAGAGCCACATCTTTAGGGATAGGCCTATAG